GCCACTACCTGCGGGCGATGGCGATCTGGGGCCTCTGGGCCACGCACACCGATTGGGAACCGATTCCGGGCTCGCAGAGGGGATGATTTGGCTTCGATTGTCTTGACTGAAATGCACAGGCGCATCGATGCCAAGCGCGGCAATGCCGTGTTGGTGGCGGAAGAAGATTGGAAGGCGATGCAAGAAACTCTTATCTCTCCTCGATTCCCGGCATGCTGGAGTCGATCCTGGAAGGGATGGCAGCACCAGAATCCGCGCTCAGTGAGCCCCCTGGCTGGTGAGCTAGCCAGTGCCTCTCCCTCTTAATGAAGCCTTGGTTGGAGATTTCAAGGGTGCTGGCAGACGAGCAGATCGTGAAGGTGTTGAGGGTTTGGAGTCATGACGCATGAGGATTGGTCTGGCCTGCATTCTCTGCACGCCATAGGGTTTGAGCATGCTTGCGACTGGAACCACAACCAAGACTTCTGTGGCCGCGATCCGAGAGCGGAAACGGGAGGAGCGGATCCAAGCACTCAGAAGCCAAGCCGGCTTGCTGCTTTCTCATTTTGATGGGTGCAGTCTCTGGTTGTTTGGCTCCTTGGCGCGAGGAGATTGGGATGCGTTTTCTGATGTAGACGTGCTTGCTGTCGGCCGGGATCGGGGATGTGCTGATGTGCTGATCGATTGGCCGATCAGGTTCTCACCTGCGGGATGGCGGATGACGTGATCGCGCTCACCGACAGGAAGTGGCAGGAGCTGCGCCAGGGGCATGCCCCCTACTGGCGTGCGATCGCTGCAGATAGCGTGTGCCTCGGCGATCGATGAGCGCACGGATCGAAGCAACGGTGCAGTGCAGAGGAGCCCAGCAATAACAACGCAAATCGCCTCTCAATCGTCGCTGCCTCGGGCAGGTTCAAGCCTGTTCAGCAACATCGGGGTTGTTGGATCTGCTTTATGTGGCCCGCGAGCCGTTCAGCCGCGGCGAGGAATTTAAGGCGCAGAGCCGAGAGGAGATGGAGGGGGCCTTCATCGGCTTTTGCCGCGGAGGACTGGAGGGCTATGCCAGTGCCCTCACGGATAAGCCCTGGCTGTTGGATAAAAGCCGCGGTTGGAGTGTGCATGACGCCTTTCTGGATGCGTTTTATCCCAACCCCAAAATTGTGTGCATGATCCGTGATCCCCTCGACATTCTCTGTTCGATGGAGCGCAATTTTCGCAAGGCAGGCTTGCGTGATCCAGGGATGGTGAATCACAGCGAGATGCTGAACACCAGCCTGGAGAAACGTTTGGATCATTGGGTGGTCTCGCCGCCGGTGGGTTTGGCAATGGAACGGTTGCAGGAAACGTTGTGCCAGGGCATCGATCAACAGATGTTGTTCATTCGCTATGGGGATTTATGTGCTAACCCGCGTTTAGAACTTGAGCGTTTTTATTCCTATTTGGGACTCCCTTATTGCGCCAATCACGATTTCAATCATGTGGAGCAAATCACTGTTGAAGATGATGAGGTGTATGGGGTGTTTGGTGATCATCAGATTCGCCACAATGTGGCACCACAGGCCAGCCAGGCTTTAGAGGTGTTTGGGCCGGGCTTATGCGATTGGATTCGGGAGCGCTACGGATGGTTTTATGAAAGATTTGGCATTGATTGAGTTTAAGTGTCTATTGCTCAATGGCTAAAAAGTTCCGAGAACTTTGCATAATTAACCAGCTATTAGTGATCAGAGAAGACTGTTGCCTGGCAGAGGAGGTGGCTGTTAGGGTTCAAAGTGTGTCTGTCTTTAAAAAGGTGAGTCAACGGTTTGAGCTTGTGCATGGAGGGGTGGGAGGAATAATTATGAATCCTTTTCCTGATCCTTGACATAGTTAAAGAATTTGGAGGTTCGGTTGTCAAAACTCCACTCCCAATCTTCTCGTTTGCGAATGATGATGCAGTTATGTGCAAACTCGACAGATGCCACCGCATCACAAGTGTTCTTTGTTAGACCTGCATCACGTAATCTCGATAACGTTGATTCTCGATCAGAAATGGCGAGGAATTCTCTATTGATCCAATCAACAAGAAGTTTCATGGCTGCCATCAGTGATCGAGAATTGTAAAGTCCGTATTGAGTTTGATAGCCATAGAGGGATCCTCTCCGCCAGTACGAGACCTCGATGTCCTCAAGGATATAAATGCCGCCAGGTTGCAGGACCCTATCAAAGAAACAGTTAAATGTGAGGAGTTGGTGCTCAGGAATGTGAGACCCGTCATCGATCACGGCAAAGGCTTTTCCTATTTTGTTGCCAAGCAATTGCAATTGCTTGGCATTGCTTTGATCGCATTGATGAATGAGATAGCGATTCCCTTTAGCCTGCATGTTGATGTCAATGCCATGGATAAAAGCATGGGGAAAGTATTGATGCCACAGTTCCAGGCTTTTTCCTTCGTCAATGCCAATCTCTACTAGATTTCCTTGGGAAAAGCGAAAGCGGTCGAGATAATACGGATAAAAAAGGTGGTAGCCATGATGATGAAATTTATCGCTTCCAGATGCTTCAGCAGCTGCAGAAAAATCACTGGGAACTGAGGATTCCATTGTCACGCCAATGCTGCCTCTAGTCGCTGAAATACATCAGTATCGACGGAACAGCCCATCGCGAGCATCAACCGTTGTCTAATTAGGAGCTCCTCTTCCTTGCTGAGCAAGCCATTGGAGAAACGCTTTTCTAGGGAGCTAAAGGCGCGGACGTGGGTGAGAGGGGTGCAATCGATGGCAGCAAATCTCCAAATATTGAGGTGAGCGGCGCAGAGAGGTATCGCGAATCGATCGAGGCCATAGCCACTGCGTATGCCTTGGAGAAACGGCATGGAGGCATCGAGCAAATCACGACGCAAAAAAGGAGCCATGATTTCAATAATCGGCACCCTGTGCAGGCTGCTGCCCACCCTTTGGCGTAACCAGCCGTATTCCTTGCAGAGGCTGCTGCTAAAGCTCACCGCCGGCTGGGAGGCACTGAGGTTGTAAATGCGTGCTGTGGCCAATAAGGTTTGGATGTCACTGCTGCGCAGCAAGACGTCGTCATCAATGAAGCCCATGTAATGACCAGGCCCAGGAGGAGGGAGCTGGAGCCAGGCTTCTTCCATCAGATGGCCTTTGCATTTAATTTTATTTAATTTGTATTGGTTCTGGTCAGCTTGCTTTGCTGTTGACTCATTGATTCACTGTTCGGAATGGTTTTACTTTCTGGCATATATTGCTTCTCTGGATTGTGTTCGATTCAGAGCTTCGATCGCTTTCAGTTTAGCTTGTTTGATGGGTATTGTTTCTTGGCGATTATTTAGTATTGATTTGGCAGAAGAAGGTTCTTCTTTAGAGTTTTCTGTCTAGTTGTAATTGGTCATGCTTGATTGGTTTTCAGCCATGTTTCGTGTCGGTTTGTTTGCCATGATTCAAAAAGTTAAACGTGATTTATGATCGCAAGTCTTGATTGATGACGTGTAGTCTTTCCTCTTTGTAAGTGCTTCTGGGACTCGTTGTCGAATGGATTCGTTTGATACGGTACTTAGTGTTTTAAGTAAGAAAGCTTTTTCATGGAATAGTCAAATTTCTAGAGCTTTTTAGCTTTGATTTTGTTTTCATCCCGTCTTTTCGTAAAAAATGATGACTAATTTTTTTCTTGTGGTTTGACCTATCAAGTCAACCCTGCAGGATCTGATATCACCGGTTTGAATCCCACAATAGATCGCCTTGATTTTGGAGAGATTTCTGTTCATGGCTTAATTCTTGTTGCGTTGCCTGATGGCACAGCAGGAATTGTGAATCCCTGGGGTGATCAAGTGCAAACGCTTCAGGGTTTGAGCTGGAATGATCTCAGTTTGGATAACCTTGGTGTTGTTTGTAATGAACATCTTCGTCAAGATATTGGGGCGGTGCTGTCTTGGGAGCAAAATATTGGTCCATGGGATTCAAGCACTGTGTATGTGCGCTCCCATCATTTTGGTGTCTAAGAGGTGATTAATGGCTTTGATCCTCAAACTCAAAAGCTGAATTTTCTATACACAGCTACCCATGAACGACTTTCGGGTGCCAACACCGATCAGGGCTTGTTGATTCAGTTTGAGCCCACGAATCAAAGTGTTCTATTAACAGGAGTTCAAAGCAGTGATTTTATTGGTGCCAATCTCGAGTTTCATCACGATTAGGTGATGGAGGACAACCTCGAGGTTTCCTTTGGCTTTACTGCTGAAGAGGTGTCCTTGGTCAGCCGAGCAGGTCTGCTCACACCTCAGGCTCCGAGTGGTGCTTCCACAGATGGCGATCAGGTGCGTGCTGGTCTGATGGTGAATCCTGATTCCACGTTGATAGCGATGGAATCTTCCCACTCCATGCAAGCTCACAGTGTGCACAACCATTCGATGTCCGATGGCATGTCGGCTGATGGCATGGGTTCGCTGCCATCGAGTTCGGGTGATTTGCAGGCCTCGGTTGCTGGCCAGCTTTATTCGGGTGGAATGGGTGGAACTCTCACGCTCTCGAATACGTCTGCTGTAGCGCAGAGCGATTGGTCGTTCAGTTTTTTGACCAATCAATCTGGCTTTGAGAGTTGGTCGGCGGAATCCTCCGTGACTGATCTTGGTGGCGGTACCTATCAGGTGATGATCACTCCTCCAGCATGGGGGCTTGAGATTCCGGCTGGTGGTTATGTTGTCCTCGCTTTCAATGCCAACAGCGTGGGATTGCCGGCAACGGGTGCCTCATCAATGCGCTGTTCTTTGTTAATGGGTCTGGTGCCGGAGTTGTTGCACCTGTTCCACCAGAAAACAGCGACACATCTTTGTTGGCTGTTATTTAAGCACCGCCTGTTGTTGAAACACTGTCTGATGTTGAGGCATCGGTGGTGATGGCAGATGCGCAGGGCTTTTCCGTCTCAGCCTCCATCAATGGAGG
This portion of the Synechococcus sp. ROS8604 genome encodes:
- a CDS encoding nucleotidyltransferase family protein, which gives rise to MLATGTTTKTSVAAIRERKREERIQALRSQAGLLLSHFDGCSLWLFGSLARGDWDAFSDVDVLAVGRDRGCADVLIDWPIRFSPAGWRMT
- a CDS encoding sulfotransferase; translated protein: MDLLYVAREPFSRGEEFKAQSREEMEGAFIGFCRGGLEGYASALTDKPWLLDKSRGWSVHDAFLDAFYPNPKIVCMIRDPLDILCSMERNFRKAGLRDPGMVNHSEMLNTSLEKRLDHWVVSPPVGLAMERLQETLCQGIDQQMLFIRYGDLCANPRLELERFYSYLGLPYCANHDFNHVEQITVEDDEVYGVFGDHQIRHNVAPQASQALEVFGPGLCDWIRERYGWFYERFGID